A single window of Stigmatella aurantiaca DNA harbors:
- a CDS encoding DUF5953 family protein, with the protein MMQDTLSLKVYGPALVGDDSRPIAVVHAMERALPSLRLEWTVSDDHQLRPLPQREAWLAQARRNGGFPLVCNNDESYPVTIFGLELSARSGPGGQALFEVHADVPLHTAVLAAAVGMLDAVAEGAGALWGHATPFRASAEIAGQTIHPRMPEIPPRGLPALKLPEKIRSPEIPHRLGWLNYWSAAAALAIGFPDPAEDAGLLSRARRTASGGWVVQLTDAPLDLDKPDHLAALLRAYERFPEIGGRSTP; encoded by the coding sequence ATGATGCAAGACACCCTCAGTCTCAAGGTCTACGGGCCAGCGCTGGTGGGCGATGACAGTCGTCCTATTGCCGTTGTCCATGCAATGGAACGCGCGCTCCCCAGTTTGCGATTGGAGTGGACCGTCTCTGACGATCATCAACTCCGCCCTCTGCCGCAGCGCGAGGCTTGGCTCGCTCAGGCTAGAAGAAACGGAGGCTTTCCACTCGTCTGCAACAATGACGAGAGCTATCCAGTAACGATTTTCGGTTTGGAGCTATCCGCGCGCTCTGGGCCCGGCGGCCAAGCGCTGTTTGAGGTTCACGCGGACGTTCCATTGCACACAGCCGTGTTAGCGGCTGCGGTGGGCATGCTTGATGCCGTGGCGGAGGGAGCGGGCGCGTTGTGGGGGCATGCTACACCCTTCCGGGCGAGCGCAGAAATCGCGGGGCAAACGATCCACCCACGTATGCCAGAGATTCCGCCTCGGGGGCTGCCAGCGCTCAAACTCCCAGAGAAGATCCGCTCGCCTGAGATTCCGCATCGCCTGGGGTGGCTGAACTACTGGTCTGCCGCTGCCGCACTGGCCATCGGGTTCCCGGACCCGGCCGAGGACGCGGGCCTGCTTTCACGGGCGCGGCGCACGGCATCGGGTGGGTGGGTCGTGCAGCTCACGGACGCGCCGCTCGATTTGGACAAGCCCGACCACCTGGCTGCGCTCCTGCGGGCTTATGAGCGCTTCCCGGAGATCGGCGGGCGCTCAACGCCTTGA
- a CDS encoding DUF6310 domain-containing protein — protein MRLRACIALLLFLSACATSAPSLKEPAARNPRIANLQRAAKLPWTEGGRCVVREASQPWPVLAERCFQALDHDRIRFNDPTGRCAVASAGAAALGIGLCVLAAPEIVVGAVVVVGVVVVGVAIKEALDAYELRGSSSEEVEPAPQTKSGPQAPSANQKPKPEPSGQDWFPPVPTEPRERERRPECVPKRVPPKGGNALHNWCADNVPLNAFRGANALVNGKAYDALQPAARMLWEVKTTAIETYSPFVQRTELQKQVEEGRRERDLAAACGYDFVIGVRTEAHRQMLKNAAPDLKVVLMTWCK, from the coding sequence GTGCGTCTCCGAGCTTGCATCGCACTTCTGCTCTTTCTTTCAGCTTGCGCTACCTCGGCGCCGAGCTTGAAAGAGCCAGCGGCTCGGAACCCGAGGATCGCCAACCTCCAGCGAGCGGCAAAGCTGCCGTGGACGGAAGGGGGGCGGTGCGTCGTCCGTGAGGCGTCCCAGCCTTGGCCCGTGCTGGCGGAGCGCTGCTTTCAGGCCCTCGATCATGACCGGATCCGGTTCAATGATCCGACGGGAAGGTGTGCCGTTGCCTCGGCGGGCGCGGCGGCCCTTGGAATCGGCCTCTGTGTCTTGGCTGCTCCCGAGATCGTTGTGGGCGCGGTGGTCGTCGTTGGCGTGGTGGTGGTGGGAGTAGCCATCAAGGAAGCGCTGGATGCGTATGAGCTGAGAGGAAGTAGTTCGGAGGAGGTAGAGCCCGCGCCCCAAACGAAGTCCGGCCCGCAGGCACCCTCAGCGAATCAAAAGCCCAAGCCAGAGCCATCGGGGCAGGACTGGTTCCCCCCAGTGCCGACTGAGCCACGAGAGCGAGAGCGCCGCCCGGAGTGCGTTCCCAAGCGCGTTCCACCCAAGGGCGGAAACGCTTTGCACAACTGGTGTGCCGACAACGTGCCGCTCAATGCCTTCCGTGGTGCTAATGCGCTTGTTAACGGCAAGGCTTACGATGCATTACAGCCTGCCGCGCGGATGCTCTGGGAGGTGAAGACCACCGCCATCGAGACGTACAGTCCCTTCGTTCAGCGAACTGAGCTTCAAAAGCAGGTGGAGGAGGGGCGACGCGAGCGAGACCTCGCAGCGGCCTGCGGCTATGATTTTGTCATCGGTGTTCGCACCGAAGCACACCGGCAAATGCTCAAGAATGCAGCGCCCGATCTCAAGGTCGTACTCATGACGTGGTGCAAATAA